GTGGTCCCCCCGGGTGTCCCGGGGTATTCCGTACGCCCATGACGGGGGTCCGTGACAGGGCTGTGGCGAGGCTGCGAGGGGCTGCGACGGGGGCTCTGACCTGCTCGGACGGAGGGGGAGGTGGTCCGGCCACCATCCGGGATGCATTTCGGGTGCCGGGTACACCTCGTCCCGGCGGGCGGGGGCGGGCGAGGGTGGTGGAGCAGCGGGAGGGAGCTGCGCAACCTTCGGGCAGGAGTGTCGTGAGTACATCCGTCGCAACCAAGCGCAGGATCGCCGGGGCCGTCGCCCCGGCCGTGTCCCTGGGCGTCGTCAGGTCCTCCGGCGGCGCGGCCGATTCGCGCGGGGACGTCTACGCCGAGCTGTGTGCCGCGCTGTTCTCCGGCTTCCCGCGCCGCGACCAGCGGCTGAAGGCCGAGCAGTACCTGCACGGTCTGCTGACGGCGCAGGGCCGCAAGTCGATCCGCAACATCGCCGCGCAGATCGGCGGTCCCGCGGCCGAGCAGAGCCTGCACCACTTCGTGTCCAGTTCCACCTGGGACTGGCAGCCGATGCGGGCGGCGCTCGCCCGGTACCTGGAGCGGAACACCTGCCCGCAGGCGTGGGTGGTGCGGCCGATGCCGATCCCGAAGGCCGGGGAGCACTCGGTGGGGGTGGACCGGCGGTTCGACCCGGAGCGCGGGCAGGTCTTCCACGGGCAGCAGGCGTTCGGGGTGTGGTTCGCGAGCGACGAGCTGAGCGTGCCGGTCAACTGGCGTCTCTTCCTGCCGGATCCCTGGGTGAACGACCGGACGCGGCGCGACCGCGCGGAGGTTCCGCAGGAGGCCGGCGAGGAGACCCTGGAGGAGTGCGCGGTCGCGGCGGCGCTCGACACCGCCCGCTGGTCCGACGTGACCCGCAAGCCGGTGCTGCTCGACATCCGGGGCGGGGCGGGGCGGGCGGCCCTGACGCGGCTCGCGGGGGCGGGCGTGCCGGTGGTGGCGCGGATCAACCCGGGTTCGCGGCTCGCGATCGCCGACCGTTCGCTGCCGGGCTTCGGGGCGGGGCCGCTGTCGGCGGTGCAGATCCTGGAGTCGCTCAAGGGGCTGCGCAGGCCGGTGAGCTGGGTGGACACGGTGGCGGGGGCGCGGACCTCGCGGACCTCGCTCGCGACGGCCGTGCGGGTCGCGCTGCCGACGCCGGGCGGGGAGCGGATGCGTCCGCTGGTGCTGCTGGGCGAGTGGGACGACCCGCGCCGGGCGCCGGCCCGGGTGTGGATCAGCGATCTGACGAACTCCCCGGTGGGTTCGCTGGTGCGGATCACGAAGCTCGGCCGCCGGGTGGAGCGGGACTTCGCGGAGGTCGGCGAGGGGGCGGGGCTGCGGGACTTCGTGGGCCGTTCGTTCCGCGGCTGGCACCGTCACATCACGCTGGCCTCGGCGGCCCACGCGGCGACGGTCATGGCCGGCGGCTGGGACGCGGCGTACGACACGGGCTACGCGTCGGGCCGCTCGGCGAGCTGACGGCTACGGCTCGGACCGTTCGGCCGGCTGACGGGCTACGGCTCGGATCCTTCGGCCGGCTGACGGGCGACGACTCGGGCCGCTCGGCCAGCTGATGGGCTACGGTCCCGGCTGACCGCTACGGCCCCGGCTGTCGGGTGCCCGGGTCCGTCGTCGCGCGGCCGCGGGTCAGGACCTCCCGGGTGCGCTGGAGGCGCAGCGCCAGCTGGACCTCCAGGACCTGGCCGGGCTTCTGCCATTCGGGGCCGAGGAGTTCGCCGATCCGTTCCAGGCGGCGGGAGACCGTGTTGGGGTGGACGTGGAGCGCCTCGGCCGCGTTCGTGGGGCTGCCGCCGGAGGCGAAGTACGCCTCCAGGGTGTGGGTGAGGTCGGTGAACCGTTCGGCGTCGTAGTCCAGTACGGGTCCGATCGCCGCCTCGACGAAGCCGTCGACGTCGTTGTCGTCGGAGAGCAGCAGCCCGAGGAAGCCCAGGTCCTGCACGGAGGCGGCGGATCCGGTGCCGCCGAGCGCGCTCATCGCGTCCAGGCAGCGGTGGGCCTCCTGGTGGATCCGTCCGATGCCGTCCGGGCTCTGGGCGGGTCCTGCGGCGGAGACGGAGACGGGGTGCCCGAGCAGCGGGGACAGTTCGGCGGCGACGGCCTTGGCGGCGGCCGAGGCGTCGATGCCGGGGAGCAGCAGCACGATGCAGCCGCCCTGCACGGTCTTCAGGCCGGAGAGGCGGTACGCGTACGAGGACGCCCACACCACCGCCCGGCCCTGCTCGCCGCCCTCGGGCCGGGCGATCACGAGGACGTGCGGCCGGCGCAGGTCGACGCCGAGGCGGCGGGCGCGCTGGGCGATCTGCTGCGGGGCGTGCGGCGGGTCGGCGATGAGGTCGTCGAGGAGTTCGTCGCGGACGGGTCCTTCGGCGACGGCGGTGGAGCGGCGCATCAGGAGGAGGAAGGCGACGGTCTGGGCGGCGAGTTCGAGGAGGCGTTCGTCCTCGCCGGTGAGTCCGCCGGCGGCGCGGATGACGAGGCCGCCGAGGTCCTCGGAGCCCGCGATGACCGGCGCGACCCAGGTGTCGTCGTCGGCGAGGACGGGGCGGCGCCGGGCGTGGGCGTCGAGGGAGGCCTTGGCGACGGCCTCCTCGTCGAGGCCGGGGATGTCTCCGGCGGTGGCGAGGGTGCGGCCGCCGGGGTCGCGGACGAGCACGGTCGCGTCGAGGGCGTCGGCGGCCGCCTTGGCGACGTTGCACAGGTCGCCGCCGGCGAGGACGAGGTTCATGATGCGGCCGTGGGCCTCGCTGACGTGCCGCATCCGGGTGAGCCGGGTGCGTACCCGGGCGCTGTCCCGTTCCAGTTCGGAGACCTCGGCGCGGGTGCGGTCGAGGAGGCCGGCCTTCTCGACGGCGAGTGCGGCGAGGTCGGCGAGGGCGGCGAGGAGCCCGATCTCCTCGGCCGTGTGGTGCCGGACGCGCCGGTCCGCGCCGTGGAGGGCGCCGATGACGGTGTCCCCGCTGCGCAGCGGGGCGGCCACGATCGCGTGGAGTCCCTCGGCGCGCAGGGCGGATTCGGCGGCCTCGTCGAAGTCGGGGGCGTGGACGCCGGCGTCGAGGGAGCCGGAGGGGGCGAAGCGCTCGTCGGCGAGGTAGTCGGCGGTCCAGACGGGCTCGCCGTGGAGCTGGACGGCGCCGCCGAGTCCGTACCCCTCGGCGATCCGGAGTCCGGGGGCGAGGCGCGGGCCGGGGCCCGGCGCGGTGCGGGTGCCCTCGGTGGTGTGGACGTAGCAGGCGCCGTGCGGGCCGCGCAGGGTCACGTACGCGAGGTCGAGGTCGAGGAGCCGGCGGGCGCGGCGGGTGATGACGCGCAGCAGGCTGTCGAGGTCGTAGGAGAGGGTGAGGTCGCGGGCGGTGTCGCCGAGGGTGGCGAGTCCGGCCTCGCGGCGGGCGTCGCGGGCGCGTGCGGTGTGGACCTCGCCGGCGAGTTCCACGGCCCGCTCCAGGCGGTGGAGTTCCGCGCCGGTGAGTCCGGTCCGCCGGGCCTCGTCGAGGAGGGTGTCGAAGCGGGCGGGCGTGGCCTGCCCGGCGAGCAGTTCGAGGACCGTGAGCAGCGCGTCGGCACCACCGGCTCCGTCCGCGCCGTCCAGCGTCATGGCCCCTGCCCCCGTAGTTGAGCGATAAATCGGGCACCTGGGAGGAAACCCGCACTGCTCGCCGAAAATAATTCGGCTTCGGGAGTCGGTCAACGGTGAGTTGCCGCACTTCATTCCCGGTGACAGTGCTGGCGTCCCGTCAGGTCGTCGGCCGACGGAGCCCGCCGGGCGGTCAGCCGACGGAGCCCGCCGGGACGAGCCGGGTGCGCGCGGGGCCGTACGGGTCCGTGCCGTACCGGTCGGGGACGTACGGGGCCGGGGCCGGCCGGGTGGTGCCGTACTGCGCGGGGCTGTACTGCGTGGGGATGCGGAGGCCGTACGCGGGCCGGCTGGCCGTCTCCCGGGCGGCGAGGACCGAGCGCTGGAGCCGGCGGAGTCGCGCCGAGGGTTCCATGCCGCTCTCGCCCTTGAGGGTCACGCGCAGCCGCTCGTACACGACGAGGGCCTCGTCGGGCTGTCCGCAGCGGAGGAGGGCGACCATGAGGTGGGCGTGGAGGGGCTCGTTGGTGCGGTAGCGGGCGACGAGTCCGGTGAGTTCGGGGACGAGTTCGGCGTGCCGGCCGAGGCCCAGCTGCGCTTCCAGCCACTGGTCGAGGACGCTGAGCCGGGAGGTTTCGAGGCGCTCGATCTCCCTGCGGAGCCGGGGGCCCGCGGCCACGCCCGCGTAGGGTTCGCCGCGCCAGAGGGCGAGGGCCTCGCCGAGGCGGAGTGCGGCGCGGGACAGGTCGCCGGCCTCCATGGCCCGGTAGCCGGCGCCGGCCGCGCGCTCGAACTGCCAGACGTCGTTGGGGCCGCCGCCGGTGTCGAGCCGGTAGCCGCCGGGCTGGGAGACGAGGATCGCGTCGGCGGTGCGCCGGTCCGACCA
The DNA window shown above is from Streptomyces vietnamensis and carries:
- a CDS encoding IS701 family transposase, which produces MSTSVATKRRIAGAVAPAVSLGVVRSSGGAADSRGDVYAELCAALFSGFPRRDQRLKAEQYLHGLLTAQGRKSIRNIAAQIGGPAAEQSLHHFVSSSTWDWQPMRAALARYLERNTCPQAWVVRPMPIPKAGEHSVGVDRRFDPERGQVFHGQQAFGVWFASDELSVPVNWRLFLPDPWVNDRTRRDRAEVPQEAGEETLEECAVAAALDTARWSDVTRKPVLLDIRGGAGRAALTRLAGAGVPVVARINPGSRLAIADRSLPGFGAGPLSAVQILESLKGLRRPVSWVDTVAGARTSRTSLATAVRVALPTPGGERMRPLVLLGEWDDPRRAPARVWISDLTNSPVGSLVRITKLGRRVERDFAEVGEGAGLRDFVGRSFRGWHRHITLASAAHAATVMAGGWDAAYDTGYASGRSAS
- a CDS encoding helix-turn-helix domain-containing protein, translated to MTLDGADGAGGADALLTVLELLAGQATPARFDTLLDEARRTGLTGAELHRLERAVELAGEVHTARARDARREAGLATLGDTARDLTLSYDLDSLLRVITRRARRLLDLDLAYVTLRGPHGACYVHTTEGTRTAPGPGPRLAPGLRIAEGYGLGGAVQLHGEPVWTADYLADERFAPSGSLDAGVHAPDFDEAAESALRAEGLHAIVAAPLRSGDTVIGALHGADRRVRHHTAEEIGLLAALADLAALAVEKAGLLDRTRAEVSELERDSARVRTRLTRMRHVSEAHGRIMNLVLAGGDLCNVAKAAADALDATVLVRDPGGRTLATAGDIPGLDEEAVAKASLDAHARRRPVLADDDTWVAPVIAGSEDLGGLVIRAAGGLTGEDERLLELAAQTVAFLLLMRRSTAVAEGPVRDELLDDLIADPPHAPQQIAQRARRLGVDLRRPHVLVIARPEGGEQGRAVVWASSYAYRLSGLKTVQGGCIVLLLPGIDASAAAKAVAAELSPLLGHPVSVSAAGPAQSPDGIGRIHQEAHRCLDAMSALGGTGSAASVQDLGFLGLLLSDDNDVDGFVEAAIGPVLDYDAERFTDLTHTLEAYFASGGSPTNAAEALHVHPNTVSRRLERIGELLGPEWQKPGQVLEVQLALRLQRTREVLTRGRATTDPGTRQPGP
- a CDS encoding AfsR/SARP family transcriptional regulator, with product MDVRILGGLSVRENGVSITPTAAAPRQLLALLTASADQVVPVTVLTEELWPSGAPRGARAELQAHIAELRSLIAGALRDTDPAEPHPGWSDRRTADAILVSQPGGYRLDTGGGPNDVWQFERAAGAGYRAMEAGDLSRAALRLGEALALWRGEPYAGVAAGPRLRREIERLETSRLSVLDQWLEAQLGLGRHAELVPELTGLVARYRTNEPLHAHLMVALLRCGQPDEALVVYERLRVTLKGESGMEPSARLRRLQRSVLAARETASRPAYGLRIPTQYSPAQYGTTRPAPAPYVPDRYGTDPYGPARTRLVPAGSVG